The nucleotide window GGCGCTGGCCGCGACCAGTGCCACCAGCGGCAATGCGTCCATCTCACGGTCCTCACATCCGTCGTAACCTGCACATCATGAGTGAGTGCCCGCACCTTCCGGAACTGCCGCGCCCCGAGCCCGCCCCGCTCAGTGAGACCTGTACGGAGTGCCGCGCGGTCGGGAGCCACCCCGTGCAACTGCGTCTCTGCCTCGTCTGCGGGCACGTCGGATGCTGTGATTCCTCCCCCCTGCGGCACGCGACGGCCCACTTCGAGGACTCCGGTCATCCGGTCATGCGGAGCTTCGAGACGGGCGAGAGCTGGCGTTGGTGCTTCGCGGACGGTTCGATCGTCTGACGTCTGGGTACGTCAAACCGGCGCCGGTTCTTCGTAATTGGCCGCCGCAAACCCCTAGCCACTGTGCGTACCCATGGGCTTACCATGAGTGACGACCATCGGGTGGGGTCCTGGCGACACGGCATCATGGATCGCGATAGCGTCGCCGCACCAAGAACCGACGATCGACCGCATGGCTCCGGGGCACCCTCCCGGAGCCTCGAAAGAGTTTGTGCCACCTTGGAGGTGAGGGTGTCCCAGATCGCAGGCGAGCCCGGGAATCAGGACTTCGTGGAAGTCCGGCTGCCCGCTGCGGGTGCCTACCTGTCGGTGCTGCGAACGGCCACGGCCGGTCTCGCAGCGCGTTTGGACTTCACTCTCGACGAGATCGAGGATCTTCGCATCGCCGTCGACGAGGCCTGCGCGATCCTGCTTCAGCAGGCCGTGCCGGGCTCCGTCCTCAGCTGCGTGTTCCGGCTCATCGACGACTCGCTCGAAGTGACGGTGTCGGCCCCGACGACGGACGGTCGCGCACCGGAGCGCGACACCTTCGCCTGGACGGTGCTCTCGGCACTGGCCGGAAAGGTCGACTCGACGGTCGCGGACGACCGTACGGTCACCATCAGCCTCTACAAACAGCGCGGCGCGGGACCCGGGCCGGCGTGAGCGACAGGAACGGGGACGGACCTGTGCGGGACGAGACGATCCGCCCCGGGGTGGTGCCCGCAACAGGCATCCCGGAGCAACAGGCCCGGCCGCATCCGGTGGACGGGGCGAACGGGACGCAAGGCCGTACGGCCGCGGTGGAGCAGTCGCAGGCAGAGCGGACGGTCCAGATGAGCGAGCACGGGCATCACGATCCACGCGACCGCAGTGCGGCGCGGGCACTCTTCATCGAGCTGCGGGAGCTGCCCGACGGCTCGCCCCAGAAGGCGGAACTGCGCAACCGGCTGGTGCGGATGCACCTGCCGCTCGTGGAGCACCTGGCCCGGCGGTTCCGCAACCGCGGCGAGCCGCTGGACGACCTGACCCAGGTCGCCACCATCGGCCT belongs to Streptomyces finlayi and includes:
- a CDS encoding UBP-type zinc finger domain-containing protein — its product is MSECPHLPELPRPEPAPLSETCTECRAVGSHPVQLRLCLVCGHVGCCDSSPLRHATAHFEDSGHPVMRSFETGESWRWCFADGSIV
- a CDS encoding anti-sigma regulatory factor; translated protein: MSQIAGEPGNQDFVEVRLPAAGAYLSVLRTATAGLAARLDFTLDEIEDLRIAVDEACAILLQQAVPGSVLSCVFRLIDDSLEVTVSAPTTDGRAPERDTFAWTVLSALAGKVDSTVADDRTVTISLYKQRGAGPGPA